In one Desulfobulbaceae bacterium genomic region, the following are encoded:
- the ligA gene encoding NAD-dependent DNA ligase LigA translates to MQSINHRLTELRQKLNFHAHRYYVLDDPLISDGEYDELFQELLGLEAEYPALVDSDSPSQRVGGAPLASFDQVEHRVPMLSLENAFGISDFRNFEERIQRFLQTDLPIDFIAEPKLDGLAVELVYQEGRFVVGSTRGNGYVGEDITANLKTIQAIPLKLQGISPPLLEVRGEVFLPLSGFEALNAQRASAGEPLFANPRNAAAGSLRQLDSKIAAARPLDFYCYGISDSLQTQCESQSELFELFRALGFKVNPLRKVCTGAEAVEQHFNCIQEQRSELVYDIDGVVVKVNRFDLQKRLGNKARSPRWAIAWKFAAQQATSRILDIEFGVGRTGVITPIAILEPVTVGGVVVQRATLHNEDEVRRKDLHLGDTVLVQRAGDVIPEIVKAIATKRTGAERPIVMPQNCPVCETALFRAVGEAALRCPNAYCPAQQIRALSHYCGKAGLDIEGLGKRAVEQLYEKGLVVDLPDIYSLDSHALAGLEGWGVKSAQNVLQAIEASKKTTLSRFVAALGIRFVGEVTAQLLEQHFETIEMLRTSKYADFLEVEGIGAQAATSLAEYFSLPDSVKIVDRLIEKGVCFTQKESQKSKALSDCVFVFTGTLQLFSRSEAKSRVKDLGGQVASSVSKKVTHVVCGEKAGSKRQKAEELGCAILSETEFSALVSL, encoded by the coding sequence ATGCAATCAATAAATCATCGCTTAACAGAACTCCGGCAAAAGCTTAACTTTCATGCCCATCGATATTATGTCCTTGACGATCCACTTATCTCGGATGGCGAGTATGATGAGCTGTTTCAGGAATTACTCGGACTTGAGGCTGAATATCCGGCCTTAGTTGACTCCGATTCGCCCAGCCAGAGGGTTGGAGGTGCGCCTCTTGCCTCATTTGATCAGGTTGAGCACCGAGTGCCAATGCTCAGTCTTGAAAATGCCTTTGGTATAAGCGATTTTCGTAACTTTGAGGAGCGGATTCAGCGTTTTCTCCAAACTGACCTCCCGATTGATTTCATCGCCGAGCCAAAACTTGACGGTCTGGCAGTCGAGCTTGTCTATCAAGAAGGACGATTTGTTGTTGGTTCAACCCGTGGCAACGGGTACGTTGGTGAAGATATTACCGCGAATCTTAAGACCATACAGGCAATACCGCTCAAACTACAGGGTATATCTCCGCCTCTGCTTGAGGTGCGAGGGGAGGTTTTTTTGCCGCTTTCGGGCTTTGAAGCGCTTAATGCGCAGAGGGCATCAGCTGGAGAGCCATTATTTGCCAACCCTCGCAATGCTGCCGCCGGTTCTTTGCGGCAGTTAGACTCAAAGATTGCCGCTGCACGGCCACTTGACTTTTATTGCTACGGTATATCTGACAGTCTTCAAACTCAATGCGAAAGTCAGTCGGAGCTTTTTGAGCTGTTCAGGGCTTTAGGCTTTAAGGTCAATCCATTGCGAAAAGTTTGCACGGGTGCTGAAGCTGTTGAGCAACATTTTAATTGTATTCAGGAACAGCGATCTGAACTTGTATACGATATTGATGGTGTTGTTGTGAAGGTTAACAGGTTTGATCTACAGAAAAGACTTGGCAACAAAGCTCGCTCCCCACGCTGGGCAATTGCCTGGAAGTTTGCCGCACAACAAGCAACAAGCCGTATCCTTGATATTGAATTTGGAGTCGGTCGAACCGGGGTCATTACCCCCATTGCCATTCTTGAGCCGGTGACGGTCGGAGGGGTTGTTGTTCAGCGAGCGACGCTGCATAATGAGGATGAGGTACGGCGCAAGGATTTACATCTGGGAGATACTGTCCTGGTGCAAAGGGCTGGTGATGTTATCCCTGAAATTGTTAAGGCGATTGCGACCAAAAGGACGGGGGCGGAAAGGCCTATTGTAATGCCCCAAAACTGCCCGGTTTGCGAAACGGCGCTTTTTAGGGCCGTTGGGGAGGCTGCTCTTCGTTGCCCCAACGCTTATTGCCCTGCTCAACAGATACGTGCTTTAAGCCATTACTGCGGAAAGGCCGGGCTTGATATTGAGGGACTTGGAAAAAGAGCTGTCGAGCAGTTGTATGAAAAGGGTTTAGTCGTTGATCTGCCGGATATTTATTCTCTGGATTCCCATGCTTTAGCGGGCCTGGAGGGTTGGGGCGTCAAATCTGCCCAAAATGTACTGCAGGCAATTGAGGCCAGCAAAAAAACGACCCTGTCCCGATTTGTTGCGGCCTTGGGCATACGTTTTGTGGGAGAGGTGACAGCACAGCTTCTAGAGCAGCATTTTGAAACAATTGAGATGCTTCGCACTTCTAAATATGCAGATTTTTTGGAAGTTGAGGGCATTGGCGCTCAGGCAGCCACCAGTCTAGCCGAATATTTTTCATTACCTGATTCTGTAAAAATAGTGGATCGATTGATTGAGAAAGGAGTCTGTTTTACCCAAAAAGAGAGCCAGAAAAGCAAAGCTCTTTCTGATTGTGTCTTTGTGTTTACTGGAACACTACAGCT